A single genomic interval of Sulfurimonas sp. C5 harbors:
- a CDS encoding MqnA/MqnD/SBP family protein, whose protein sequence is MKKTLIAHSPDADDIFMYYAIKFGWVDMKDTHFDNIAKDIQTLNEDALNGVYDIVAISFALYPLIAKEYAPLRTAVSFGEGYGPKIIKKKGTNLKRNFKVALSGKHTTNAMLFRIAYPDARITYMNFLDIEQAVLDGKVDAGVLIHESILTYDDQLEVEREMWDIWQELSGGGLPLPLGGMAIRRSIPLTKAIEYESTLTKAVDVARKHKERLSEMLLERNLVRIDAPTLDKYLELYANDESVSLSPIQYKAIDKLFEIGYKHGFYDTLVKVEDYLIPTEYKELRYS, encoded by the coding sequence CGATATCTTTATGTACTATGCCATCAAGTTTGGCTGGGTAGATATGAAAGATACTCATTTTGATAATATTGCAAAAGATATACAAACACTTAATGAAGATGCACTCAATGGTGTTTATGATATTGTAGCTATAAGTTTTGCACTCTACCCTTTAATAGCTAAAGAATATGCTCCTCTTAGAACAGCGGTAAGTTTCGGTGAGGGTTACGGTCCTAAAATTATTAAGAAAAAAGGGACAAATCTCAAACGTAATTTTAAAGTAGCACTGAGTGGCAAACACACAACCAATGCTATGTTATTTCGCATAGCTTATCCTGATGCTCGCATTACTTATATGAATTTTTTAGATATTGAACAAGCTGTACTTGACGGTAAAGTTGATGCAGGTGTACTTATCCACGAATCAATTCTTACATATGATGACCAATTAGAAGTTGAACGTGAAATGTGGGATATATGGCAGGAACTTTCAGGTGGTGGTCTGCCGCTTCCTCTCGGTGGTATGGCAATTCGCCGTTCTATTCCTCTTACAAAGGCAATAGAGTATGAATCAACACTAACAAAAGCCGTTGATGTCGCACGTAAACATAAAGAGAGACTCTCAGAGATGCTTTTAGAACGTAACTTAGTACGTATCGACGCTCCAACTCTTGATAAGTACCTTGAACTTTATGCCAATGATGAAAGTGTCAGTTTAAGTCCTATTCAATACAAAGCGATAGATAAACTTTTTGAAATAGGTTACAAACACGGTTTTTATGATACACTTGTAAAAGTAGAAGATTATCTCATCCCTACGGAATATAAAGAGTTAAGGTACTCATAA
- the fliQ gene encoding flagellar biosynthesis protein FliQ has translation MEAKLIALGVETFKIALILALPALLVGMLLGLIVSIFQATTQINEMTLSFIPKILGVVIIIVLTMPWMINEMRDFSLQVFNMIPDFIE, from the coding sequence ATGGAAGCAAAACTGATCGCCCTTGGCGTTGAGACGTTTAAAATTGCACTTATTCTCGCACTTCCTGCGTTACTTGTAGGTATGCTTCTAGGTCTAATCGTTTCTATTTTTCAAGCTACTACACAGATTAATGAGATGACTCTTTCGTTTATTCCAAAAATTTTAGGCGTTGTTATTATCATTGTTTTAACCATGCCTTGGATGATTAATGAGATGCGGGACTTTTCTCTGCAGGTTTTCAATATGATTCCAGATTTTATTGAGTAA
- a CDS encoding UDP-N-acetylmuramate dehydrogenase has translation MKYKSINFKNYSSFKIGDTFDVALFEKGDTQYKNFYLIGSCNNTLIGHNPPPLMMLSKDFDYIKIENNQLKIGGATPSGKIASFCKKHNIANFEFVSHLPGKLGGLVYMNAGLKEYEIFNQLINITTPNGSKQKDEIEFGYRYTNISEPILEATFKLEYGFDENKVSMFKKMRSNQPSTPSAGSCFKNPQGDYAGRLIEAVGLKGKRIGDMAFSEEHANFLVNYGEGKFEDAISLIKEAQKLVKKEFAINLECEIIILDQEYLGKKIL, from the coding sequence ATGAAATATAAATCTATAAACTTTAAAAACTACTCCTCTTTTAAAATCGGTGATACTTTTGATGTAGCTCTCTTTGAAAAAGGAGATACTCAGTACAAAAACTTTTATCTTATAGGCTCATGCAACAATACCCTTATTGGTCATAATCCACCTCCACTTATGATGCTCTCAAAAGATTTCGATTATATCAAAATAGAAAACAATCAGCTTAAAATCGGGGGAGCGACTCCATCAGGAAAAATTGCATCATTTTGTAAAAAACATAATATTGCAAACTTTGAGTTTGTAAGTCATCTGCCTGGAAAACTAGGCGGTTTAGTTTATATGAATGCAGGACTAAAAGAATATGAGATCTTTAACCAGCTTATAAATATCACTACACCAAATGGTAGCAAACAAAAAGATGAAATAGAATTTGGCTACAGATATACAAATATTTCTGAACCAATTTTAGAAGCAACTTTTAAACTGGAATATGGATTTGATGAAAATAAAGTTTCTATGTTTAAAAAAATGCGTTCTAACCAACCATCAACACCATCGGCAGGGAGTTGTTTTAAAAATCCTCAAGGTGATTATGCGGGTAGATTAATCGAAGCTGTAGGACTTAAAGGAAAACGTATAGGAGATATGGCTTTTAGCGAAGAACATGCAAATTTCTTGGTAAATTACGGTGAAGGTAAATTTGAAGATGCAATTAGCCTTATCAAAGAAGCACAAAAACTTGTAAAAAAAGAATTTGCTATAAATCTAGAGTGTGAGATTATTATTCTAGATCAAGAGTATCTTGGGAAAAAGATACTCTAA
- a CDS encoding TIGR04219 family outer membrane beta-barrel protein, which produces MKKIIATLTALSALAVVTNADFTRIEMGVGAWQNKPTGTIKYTNGILTGTYTSNETKKTSAYAWMLIKHPMPVIPNLRLEYTSVEDKGTLSGTFKDFTAGSLTTGSYKLNQYDVIPYYNILDNTGWVTLDIGLDIKVLDVTFEANGVNVNTVPGISNYKDTALLPVPMGYARARVEIPSTDIGLESDIKYITYKGSTLSDFRVKIDYTFDISPVVQPAIELGYRKQSYVIETDDEKTKADLKFSGVYGGLMLRF; this is translated from the coding sequence ATGAAAAAAATCATAGCTACTTTAACAGCTCTTTCAGCATTGGCAGTTGTAACAAATGCAGATTTTACAAGAATAGAAATGGGTGTTGGTGCATGGCAAAATAAACCAACAGGGACAATTAAATACACTAATGGTATTTTAACTGGTACATACACGAGTAATGAAACAAAAAAAACATCAGCATATGCATGGATGCTTATTAAACATCCTATGCCTGTTATACCAAATTTAAGGTTAGAATATACTAGCGTAGAGGACAAAGGGACTCTAAGCGGAACGTTTAAAGACTTTACTGCTGGTAGTTTAACAACTGGTTCATATAAGTTGAATCAGTATGATGTTATCCCTTACTATAACATTTTAGATAACACAGGTTGGGTAACACTAGATATTGGTTTAGATATTAAAGTTCTAGATGTAACCTTTGAAGCAAATGGAGTAAATGTAAATACTGTCCCTGGAATCAGTAACTATAAAGACACGGCTTTATTACCTGTACCGATGGGATATGCAAGAGCTCGTGTTGAGATTCCATCAACTGATATAGGATTAGAATCAGATATAAAATATATCACCTATAAAGGTTCTACTTTATCAGATTTTAGAGTAAAAATTGATTATACATTTGATATCTCTCCGGTCGTACAGCCTGCGATAGAATTAGGATATAGAAAACAAAGTTATGTCATTGAAACAGATGATGAGAAAACAAAAGCAGATTTAAAATTTTCCGGGGTTTATGGCGGTTTAATGCTACGTTTTTAA
- the tpx gene encoding thiol peroxidase: MATTKFKGTDVELLGNQVNVGDKAPEITVVNSDGLGDVVVGGAQGTKQLIIVVPSLDTGVCATETRNFNAKAASLEGVKTTVVSMDLPFAAGRFCSAEGICNLTVASDFRNKDFANAYGVLLGGSVLAGVTCRAIFVVDENGVVTYKEIVPEITEEPNYDAALEAAQK; encoded by the coding sequence ATGGCAACTACAAAATTTAAAGGTACAGACGTAGAATTATTAGGTAATCAAGTAAATGTTGGAGATAAAGCTCCAGAAATCACAGTAGTAAACTCTGATGGTTTAGGTGATGTTGTAGTAGGTGGTGCACAAGGTACTAAACAACTTATCATTGTTGTTCCTTCACTAGATACTGGTGTATGTGCTACTGAAACTCGTAACTTCAATGCTAAAGCAGCTTCTTTAGAAGGTGTTAAAACTACTGTTGTTTCTATGGACCTTCCATTCGCTGCTGGAAGATTCTGTTCAGCTGAAGGTATTTGTAACTTAACTGTTGCTTCTGACTTCAGAAATAAAGATTTTGCTAACGCTTACGGAGTACTTTTAGGTGGTTCTGTTTTAGCAGGTGTAACTTGTCGTGCTATCTTCGTTGTTGATGAAAACGGTGTTGTAACTTACAAAGAAATCGTTCCAGAAATTACTGAAGAACCAAACTACGATGCAGCTTTAGAAGCAGCACAAAAATAA
- a CDS encoding diguanylate cyclase, which yields MIKFLLQNKYIFLTTFILFCCVEVAIYFSVNYMKELDTKNFLQHKTKELNIQVETGKHYLNLLAEVLHTNVLNNSINADIMYEASNTNDLKKQAQLRAKLYQTYIKEYEYMKTLGVRQLHFHLPGVVSFLRFHKPEKFGDSLASVRESIMYVNQYKKPIECFEEGRIFNGFRHVYPIFKDNKFVGTVEISYSFRAFLEHMLEINTKASYLFMINNHVIDTKVFKDEKNHYMKTVFGQYSIDKTILSNSMGIPLDDILAINKKISSVVSEKLKTEDNFAVNTFLDSAPNKNLIVTFLAVRNFEKKKVAYIVGYNYNTTLDLLQKRNAQVFVLLSILNFMVMLLFFTLFRKETKKVEIASQEAIKDPLTGILNRRGFDNLLCYKMSVSRRYNSALSVIFFDIDDFKKINDSFGHDIGDIVLQELSGLIRAHIRESDVFARWGGEEFIILLPKTSVKDAETLAGKLKHEVNQYNFNTVNVLTCSFGVTQLQDHETAEQLIKRVDELLYIAKTTGKNKIVSDT from the coding sequence ATGATAAAGTTTTTATTACAAAACAAATATATATTTCTGACTACATTTATTTTGTTTTGTTGTGTGGAAGTGGCGATTTACTTTTCCGTAAATTATATGAAAGAGTTGGATACAAAGAACTTTTTACAACATAAAACAAAAGAACTAAACATACAGGTTGAAACAGGAAAACATTATCTTAATCTTCTTGCGGAAGTGTTACATACTAATGTTTTAAATAATTCGATCAACGCAGACATTATGTATGAAGCTTCCAATACAAACGATTTAAAAAAACAAGCACAACTCAGAGCTAAACTCTATCAAACATATATAAAAGAGTATGAGTATATGAAAACACTTGGAGTACGACAACTTCACTTTCATCTTCCTGGTGTTGTTAGTTTTTTACGATTTCATAAACCGGAAAAATTTGGGGATTCACTTGCAAGTGTTAGAGAGTCTATTATGTATGTAAATCAATATAAAAAACCTATAGAGTGTTTTGAAGAGGGACGTATCTTTAACGGTTTTAGACATGTTTATCCAATATTTAAAGATAATAAGTTTGTTGGTACTGTAGAGATTTCATACTCTTTTAGAGCATTTTTAGAACATATGTTGGAAATTAACACGAAGGCTTCTTATCTTTTTATGATAAATAACCATGTTATTGATACCAAGGTTTTTAAAGATGAAAAAAATCATTATATGAAAACGGTTTTTGGACAATACAGTATAGATAAAACTATTTTGAGCAATAGTATGGGAATACCATTGGATGATATTCTGGCAATTAACAAAAAAATATCTTCGGTTGTGTCTGAAAAATTAAAAACTGAGGACAACTTTGCAGTAAATACTTTTTTAGACAGTGCTCCCAATAAAAATTTGATTGTAACGTTTTTGGCTGTGCGAAATTTTGAAAAGAAAAAAGTTGCTTACATAGTTGGATACAATTACAACACTACATTGGATTTGTTACAAAAAAGAAATGCACAAGTTTTTGTACTATTAAGTATATTGAACTTTATGGTAATGTTATTATTTTTTACCCTTTTTCGAAAAGAGACCAAAAAAGTAGAAATAGCTTCTCAAGAGGCTATAAAAGATCCTCTTACAGGTATCTTGAACAGACGTGGTTTTGATAATTTATTATGTTATAAAATGTCTGTATCACGAAGATATAACTCAGCGTTAAGTGTTATTTTCTTTGATATAGATGACTTTAAAAAAATTAATGATAGTTTTGGTCATGATATAGGTGATATAGTTTTACAAGAGTTAAGTGGACTAATAAGGGCACATATACGTGAAAGTGATGTTTTTGCCAGATGGGGTGGGGAGGAGTTTATTATCCTTTTACCTAAAACATCTGTAAAAGATGCAGAGACATTAGCTGGAAAATTAAAGCATGAGGTTAATCAGTACAACTTTAATACAGTCAATGTTTTAACCTGTAGTTTTGGAGTAACTCAATTGCAAGATCATGAAACAGCAGAACAGTTGATAAAACGTGTAGACGAATTACTATATATAGCTAAAACAACAGGAAAAAATAAAATAGTAAGTGATACCTAA
- the tsaD gene encoding tRNA (adenosine(37)-N6)-threonylcarbamoyltransferase complex transferase subunit TsaD, whose protein sequence is MILSIESSCDDSAIAITEIETKKLVFHKKISQEVEHSIYGGVVPELAARLHAEALPKILEQVKPYYKDLKAVAVTSSPGLAVTLVEGVTMAKAIAIALNLPIIGVNHLIGHIYSLFIEKETVFPLTVLLVSGGHTQVMEVKSLHEITTVAKSMDDSFGESFDKVAKMMGLGYPGGPLIQKLAQDGDRLKYNFTVPLHQSPQIAFSYSGLKNAVRLAVEEAGDNKELYRDIAASFEHIATKHITMKLKKYFKSHPPKRLAIVGGASANLYLRGQIQEILKPYGAELLLSELQYCSDNAAMIGRVAVELFQERSFIKIADLDILPKSSL, encoded by the coding sequence ATGATTTTAAGTATAGAAAGTTCATGTGACGATAGTGCAATAGCGATAACTGAGATAGAAACTAAAAAACTTGTTTTTCATAAAAAAATTTCTCAAGAGGTAGAACACAGTATATACGGTGGTGTAGTACCTGAACTTGCAGCCCGTCTTCATGCTGAAGCTCTTCCTAAAATTCTTGAACAAGTAAAACCTTACTATAAAGATCTTAAAGCCGTAGCAGTAACATCTTCCCCTGGACTTGCTGTAACACTTGTTGAAGGTGTAACTATGGCAAAGGCTATAGCTATAGCATTAAATCTTCCGATAATCGGTGTCAACCATCTTATAGGGCATATTTACTCTTTATTTATTGAGAAAGAAACAGTTTTTCCTTTAACTGTCCTACTAGTTTCAGGCGGACATACACAGGTGATGGAAGTTAAAAGTCTTCATGAAATAACAACTGTTGCAAAATCTATGGATGACAGTTTTGGTGAGAGCTTTGATAAAGTTGCCAAGATGATGGGGCTCGGATATCCAGGTGGGCCGCTGATCCAAAAATTGGCACAAGACGGTGACAGGTTGAAATACAACTTTACTGTACCGCTACATCAATCACCGCAGATCGCATTTAGTTATTCTGGGCTGAAAAATGCCGTTCGTCTTGCTGTAGAAGAAGCAGGAGATAATAAAGAACTTTATAGAGATATAGCTGCATCGTTTGAGCATATTGCAACAAAGCATATTACGATGAAGCTCAAAAAATATTTTAAATCACACCCTCCTAAAAGGCTGGCAATTGTCGGAGGAGCGAGTGCGAATTTATATCTCCGCGGACAAATTCAGGAGATCCTAAAACCTTATGGTGCAGAATTATTACTTAGTGAATTACAATATTGTTCAGATAATGCAGCGATGATAGGCAGAGTAGCTGTAGAATTATTTCAAGAAAGAAGTTTTATCAAGATTGCAGACTTGGACATATTACCAAAGAGCAGTTTATGA
- the dxr gene encoding 1-deoxy-D-xylulose-5-phosphate reductoisomerase codes for MILLGSTGSIGVNALIVAKKFGIEVEVLVCGNNIKLLNEQIKEYNPKVVVVANQNDVKDVQHPNVLCGEDAILDVITEAKSDLVVNALVGFLGLRPTLKALECKKRVALANKESLVAGGAFIDTSKIQPIDSEHFGLWYLLQDRPINKMTITASGGAFRDWVIEDIHNATLEDTQKHPNWSMGQKITIDSATMVNKMFELLEARWLFGEGEYDAIIETKSLIHALIDYKDGSTTAHFAHASMQLPIAYALNAKCEEKILEHVNLLEVGTLEFRKITPERYPVWEIKEDLLKNPELGVVVNAANEAAISRFISKEIGFMDISKNIIQAYEHFREKPKNIEDVFALDKQVRAFVCK; via the coding sequence ATGATTCTTTTAGGCTCAACAGGCTCCATAGGAGTCAATGCCCTTATTGTCGCAAAAAAATTCGGCATAGAGGTTGAGGTTCTCGTTTGCGGGAACAATATAAAACTGCTCAATGAGCAGATCAAAGAATACAATCCAAAAGTAGTTGTCGTCGCTAATCAAAATGATGTAAAAGATGTCCAGCATCCAAATGTTTTATGTGGTGAAGATGCAATTTTAGACGTTATTACAGAAGCAAAAAGTGACCTAGTTGTGAATGCCCTTGTGGGTTTCTTAGGATTGCGCCCTACACTCAAAGCTCTAGAGTGTAAGAAAAGAGTAGCACTGGCAAATAAAGAATCTTTAGTTGCAGGTGGGGCTTTTATAGATACTTCAAAAATTCAACCTATAGACAGTGAACATTTCGGACTCTGGTATCTGTTGCAAGACCGTCCGATCAATAAAATGACAATCACTGCAAGTGGTGGGGCCTTCCGTGACTGGGTAATTGAAGATATTCACAATGCAACATTAGAAGATACGCAAAAACATCCAAACTGGTCAATGGGACAGAAGATTACGATTGATAGTGCAACAATGGTCAATAAGATGTTTGAACTTTTAGAAGCAAGATGGCTTTTTGGTGAAGGTGAATATGATGCAATTATTGAGACAAAATCACTTATTCATGCACTCATTGATTATAAAGATGGCTCAACTACTGCGCATTTTGCACACGCTTCCATGCAACTACCGATTGCCTATGCACTAAATGCCAAGTGTGAAGAAAAGATTTTAGAACACGTAAACTTATTGGAAGTAGGGACTTTAGAGTTTCGTAAAATTACACCTGAGCGTTACCCGGTTTGGGAGATTAAAGAAGATCTTCTTAAAAACCCTGAACTTGGTGTCGTAGTTAATGCAGCCAATGAAGCGGCAATTAGCAGATTTATCTCTAAAGAGATAGGTTTTATGGATATAAGCAAAAATATTATTCAGGCGTATGAGCATTTTAGGGAAAAACCGAAAAATATAGAAGATGTTTTTGCTTTAGATAAGCAAGTAAGAGCATTTGTTTGTAAATAG
- a CDS encoding phosphatidate cytidylyltransferase, which translates to MSIFKEHSERIVTGLALLAVVLIIGFIDNFFLMWLALGGVYILAFNEAVKLFGVEKDGLLIYAIGIWLVAGVYPYGDDLFVLAGVAYASAVAYNKELPWNDFLPFVYPTAGMLFILTMYQEYGVVSLLWLLAIVALTDIGAYAVGKSIGKTPFSPTSPKKTMEGVVGGVTVATFGGLFFGLSIVDFTVAFFISFFVAVVSVFGDLFESSLKRAAGVKDSGSILPGHGGILDRIDGYLFGAIIMLILLRGLV; encoded by the coding sequence ATGAGTATATTTAAAGAGCATAGTGAACGTATAGTAACGGGGTTGGCACTTTTAGCGGTAGTATTAATCATAGGTTTTATAGATAACTTTTTTTTAATGTGGTTAGCACTTGGCGGAGTATATATTTTAGCATTTAATGAAGCTGTTAAACTTTTCGGTGTAGAAAAAGACGGGCTTTTAATATATGCAATCGGTATATGGTTGGTAGCAGGTGTATATCCTTACGGTGATGATCTTTTTGTTTTAGCCGGTGTTGCTTATGCGTCTGCTGTAGCGTATAACAAAGAGCTTCCTTGGAATGATTTTCTCCCTTTTGTATATCCGACGGCAGGTATGCTTTTTATTCTTACAATGTACCAAGAGTACGGAGTGGTTTCACTCTTGTGGCTTTTAGCGATCGTAGCACTTACTGATATCGGTGCATATGCGGTAGGTAAAAGTATAGGAAAAACTCCATTTTCTCCAACATCTCCAAAGAAGACGATGGAAGGTGTTGTCGGCGGTGTAACTGTTGCAACTTTCGGTGGTCTTTTCTTTGGTTTAAGTATTGTTGATTTTACCGTTGCATTTTTTATCTCTTTCTTTGTAGCTGTGGTGTCTGTATTTGGAGATCTGTTTGAATCTTCTTTAAAAAGAGCTGCGGGAGTGAAAGACAGTGGTAGTATTTTACCTGGGCACGGCGGTATTCTAGACAGAATTGACGGCTATTTGTTTGGTGCTATCATAATGTTAATACTTCTTCGCGGACTTGTATAA
- a CDS encoding NAD-dependent epimerase/dehydratase family protein: protein MHVLITGGAGFIGSNLAAYHLEKGDKVHVVDNLSTGRLKNISSLMESSRFIFTEANLLEWDELDKAVSWADRIYHMAAVVGVFRVLKEPIATLATNIAGCERLLRALHKSSWDTKLIIASTSEVYGNRPDDKPLHEEMELLISPGHNTRWNYAVSKIADEAFALSYAREYDMDITVVRFFNVIGPNQTGKYGMVVPRFIKQALNDDPITVYGDGTQVRAFMDVRDCVNILQRLADNYSSKGETVNVGAPQEITIGSLARMVKELANSDSEITYTSYDDAYGVDFEEIYHRKPELSKLHRLTGYTPEWSLKETISFLIQNQLQKTKD from the coding sequence ATGCATGTTTTAATAACTGGCGGTGCCGGTTTTATAGGTTCAAATTTGGCAGCATATCATCTTGAGAAAGGTGATAAAGTGCACGTTGTAGACAATCTCTCTACTGGACGGCTAAAAAATATAAGCTCCTTAATGGAAAGTTCCCGTTTTATTTTTACTGAAGCCAACCTTCTAGAATGGGATGAGTTAGACAAAGCCGTAAGTTGGGCAGATCGCATCTACCACATGGCAGCAGTAGTAGGTGTTTTTAGAGTTTTAAAAGAACCAATTGCTACGTTGGCAACCAATATTGCCGGTTGTGAACGTCTTCTACGTGCTTTACATAAAAGTTCGTGGGATACAAAACTCATTATCGCTTCTACATCAGAAGTTTACGGTAATCGTCCTGATGACAAACCGCTGCATGAAGAGATGGAACTGCTTATTAGTCCCGGTCACAATACACGCTGGAATTATGCAGTAAGTAAAATAGCTGATGAAGCGTTTGCTCTTTCATATGCAAGAGAGTATGATATGGATATTACGGTCGTTAGATTTTTTAATGTCATAGGTCCTAACCAAACCGGTAAATACGGTATGGTTGTTCCTCGTTTTATCAAACAAGCACTTAACGATGATCCTATTACCGTATACGGTGACGGTACACAAGTAAGAGCTTTTATGGATGTTCGTGATTGTGTAAACATACTGCAAAGACTTGCTGACAATTATAGTTCAAAGGGGGAAACTGTGAATGTAGGAGCACCACAGGAGATCACAATCGGCTCACTTGCCCGCATGGTTAAAGAGCTTGCAAATAGTGATTCGGAAATCACATACACTTCTTACGATGATGCTTACGGTGTAGATTTTGAAGAGATATATCATCGTAAACCGGAACTTTCAAAGCTACACAGGCTTACAGGTTATACTCCTGAATGGAGTCTAAAAGAAACAATATCATTTCTTATTCAAAATCAACTTCAAAAGACAAAGGATTAA